One region of Lytechinus pictus isolate F3 Inbred chromosome 8, Lp3.0, whole genome shotgun sequence genomic DNA includes:
- the LOC129267094 gene encoding probable RING finger protein 207 homolog, which produces MATLEHTVSRGLQCPVCLSLLNDPKQLSCTHTFCQKCIRDILACSLQNSTVTCPLCRIKTNVADGNVANLKTNVPVKSLVDDVRKSKQLCDMCDEQSEAAHFCCDCGKNMCNACLQAHNTWKPHLKHEVVSVEDIREGRVVLKKKVYCQEEVHQSEEYECSDVCTTCKKLICMRCRMLYHEKTGHDVQDLREYNSSFTESSELLQGQGKTKATTVKNHMKCIDNQIKRVNDHIDAENAKLDKICEEAIKKIKERNATLKKQLEDQREELCKSLNDMKIDDKRMVKSIESASDLLSNTLKAPLEGDVVAIRDSLSGELKNVLDRDDPKVKVAIDVGDHAEELTFTPSCDPDALSLGELRFVKCKPKCNVLLSERGHMNGIAATNNGMMAAGYSTGGIDIFSADGQLVRTVFKDVRIKTIEFLSDDRYVVRSYNNNISLYTSDEERQDVTFDTLSDGEGGTGGLTVDSNDLIYVSYRKANKIQVFSPSGGKAIREIPCDGYEPSQIKSYGDSLIVKQFMNAIIRIDEKGGVMHKLTKPVENNLFADVSKDNTILVASVRHEDGLLNIDEYTGELKHIKTLISDYKIEKTERQWYYLKQFQSGEIAFCTPGRLYIFNLVTSELSRVNIVFCSQISK; this is translated from the coding sequence ATGGCGACACTTGAGCATACCGTTTCGCGGGGTTTACAGTGTCCAGTTTGTTTGAGTTTGCTAAATGATCCCAAGCAACTATCATGTACACATACgttttgtcaaaaatgtatCCGAGATATTCTAGCGTGCTCTTTACAGAATAGTACTGTAACTTGTCCATTATGTAGAATCAAAACAAATGTCGCGGATGGAAATGTTGCCAATCTTAAAACTAATGTACCTGTTAAGTCACTTGTTGATGACGTCAGGAAAAGCAAACAACTATGTGACATGTGTGACGAGCAATCAGAAGCCGCACACTTCTGTTGCGATTGTGGTAAGAACATGTGTAACGCATGTCTGCAAGCTCATAACACATGGAAACCACATCTTAAACATGAAGTAGTGAGCGTTGAAGACATCAGAGAGGGTAGGGTAGTATTAAAGAAAAAGGTTTACTGTCAAGAAGAAGTACACCAATCAGAAGAGTACGAATGCTCTGATGTATGCACGACATGTAAGAAGCTCATTTGTATGAGATGTCGCATGCTCTACCACGAGAAAACAGGCCACGATGTGCAAGACTTAAGAGAGTACAATTCGTCTTTCACAGAGAGTTCTGAATTACTTCAGGGTCAAGGAAAGACAAAAGCTACAACAGTCAAGAATCATATGAAGTGTATTGATAATCAAATTAAACGTGTCAATGATCACATTGATGCGGAAAATGCGAAGCTTGACAAGATTTGTGAAGAAgctatcaagaaaataaaagagaggaATGCTACCTTGAAAAAGCAACTAGAAGATCAGAGAGAAGAATTATGCAAGAGtttaaatgatatgaaaattgATGATAAGAGGATGGTTAAGAGCATTGAGAGTGCGAGTGATTTGCTGAGTAATACTTTGAAAGCCCCACTAGAAGGAGATGTTGTAGCAATTCGTGATTCATTGTCTGGTGAATTGAAGAATGTATTAGATAGAGATGATCCAAAGGTAAAGGTTGCTATTGATGTAGGTGATCATGCAGAGGAACTGACGTTTACACCAAGCTGCGATCCTGATGCATTATCATTGGGGGAACTGAGGTTTGTGAAATGTAAGCCGAAATGCAATGTACTACTCTCAGAGAGAGGACATATGAATGGCATAGCTGCTACAAATAATGGTATGATGGCTGCTGGTTATAGTACAGGAGGGATCGATATCTTCTCTGCTGATGGTCAGCTAGTAAGGACAGTCTTTAAAGATGTAAGGATAAAAACGATAGAATTCCTCTCTGATGATCGTTATGTTGTGCgcagttataataataatatatcactGTACACATCAGACGAAGAGAGACAGGATGTGACATTCGATACTCTAAGTGATGGTGAAGGTGGGACAGGTGGTCTCACTGTAGACAGCAATGATCTGATCTATGTTAGCTACAGGAAAGCTAATAAGATCCAGGTATTCTCACCATCAGGTGGGAAGGCTATCAGGGAGATACCATGCGATGGGTATGAACCTTCGCAAATCAAAAGTTATGGTGATTCGTTGATCGTTAAGCAGTTTATGAATGCAATAATACGTATTGATGAAAAGGGTGGTGTAATGCATAAATTAACGAAACCAGTGGAAAATAACCTCTTTGCTGATGTGAGTAAAGACAACACAATCCTAGTCGCCTCTGTAAGACACGAGGACGGCCTGCTCAATATCGATGAGTACACCGGTGAACTGAAACACATCAAGACTCTTATATCTGATTACAAGATTGAGAAAACGGAGAGGCAATGGTATTACCTAAAACAGTTTCAATCAGGAGAGATAGCTTTCTGTACACCGGGTAGGCTCTACATATTCAATCTAGTAACTAGTGAATTATCTCGTGTGAATATTGTGTTTTGCAGCCAAATCTCTAAATAA